One part of the Trueperaceae bacterium genome encodes these proteins:
- a CDS encoding extracellular solute-binding protein, protein MYRPRFSRAVAAALVAGALAMGSATAQNITLDMPSWQVTEPGTSDWWNALIDEFEAQHPGVTIAFTHEPFASYNDKMVTRFAAGDPPDILHLPAANFMIYAQEGWLTPLDDRLAESGSPVLDEWTPVQASCQYEGQTLCVIVLGYGYVLGWNQAAFEEAGLDGPPTNSQELIEYARRLTVDKDGDGTIDQYGIAFPTVTHAGVESYATAFLFEADPDGHWVDADGQLNRDAAKAAWAVMKQLVDDGSVPLGLDNNGKRQYFVEGRAAMMFEGPWIQGNIDSAAPEVREGLRVAQLPLNGQVYGGASNVLAIPAGLDPEREQLAWEFIELFTSQEWQERYATIAGQPPARAGVLSDEILAENPNMQQYVQAADNARDYVPPGLEEEYTRFRDLVVESTLAVVVQGQDPDAVLDDMQAEIDRMLR, encoded by the coding sequence ATGTACAGACCACGCTTCAGTCGCGCAGTGGCGGCCGCGCTCGTCGCCGGCGCCCTCGCCATGGGCTCCGCGACCGCGCAGAACATCACGCTCGACATGCCGTCGTGGCAGGTGACCGAGCCCGGCACCTCGGACTGGTGGAACGCGCTCATCGACGAGTTCGAGGCGCAGCACCCCGGCGTCACGATCGCGTTCACCCACGAGCCGTTCGCCAGCTACAACGACAAGATGGTCACCCGCTTCGCGGCCGGCGACCCGCCCGACATCCTCCACCTGCCCGCCGCGAACTTCATGATCTACGCCCAGGAGGGCTGGCTCACCCCGCTCGACGACCGGCTCGCCGAGTCCGGCAGCCCCGTCCTCGACGAGTGGACCCCGGTCCAGGCCTCCTGCCAGTACGAGGGCCAGACCCTGTGCGTGATCGTCCTCGGCTACGGCTACGTGCTCGGCTGGAACCAGGCCGCGTTCGAGGAGGCTGGCCTCGACGGTCCCCCCACCAACAGCCAGGAGCTGATCGAGTACGCCAGGCGGCTCACCGTCGACAAGGACGGCGACGGCACGATCGACCAGTACGGCATCGCGTTCCCCACCGTCACGCACGCCGGGGTCGAGTCCTACGCCACCGCGTTCCTGTTCGAGGCGGACCCCGACGGCCACTGGGTCGACGCCGACGGCCAGCTCAACCGCGACGCCGCCAAGGCGGCCTGGGCCGTGATGAAGCAGCTCGTCGACGACGGCTCGGTGCCGCTCGGCCTCGACAACAACGGCAAGCGCCAGTACTTCGTCGAGGGACGCGCCGCGATGATGTTCGAGGGCCCGTGGATCCAGGGCAACATCGACAGCGCCGCGCCCGAGGTCCGCGAGGGCCTGCGCGTGGCCCAGCTGCCGCTGAACGGCCAGGTCTACGGCGGGGCCTCCAACGTCCTCGCCATCCCCGCCGGCCTCGACCCCGAGCGCGAGCAGCTCGCCTGGGAGTTCATCGAGCTGTTCACCTCCCAGGAGTGGCAGGAGAGGTACGCGACGATCGCCGGCCAGCCGCCGGCCCGGGCGGGCGTGCTCTCGGACGAGATCCTCGCCGAGAACCCCAACATGCAGCAGTACGTCCAGGCCGCCGACAACGCCCGCGACTACGTCCCGCCGGGCCTGGAGGAGGAGTACACCCGCTTCCGCGACCTCGTCGTCGAGTCGACCCTGGCGGTCGTGGTGCAGGGCCAGGACCCCGACGCCGTGCTCGACGACATGCAGGCCGAGATCGACCGCATGCTCAGGTAG
- a CDS encoding sugar ABC transporter permease, whose product MSPISLGAARRRRPTRSALRSRVYAFALLAPAILVVLLVIVYPLFMAARMSLHDIEIFRVDRGITGEVSLDNFRSMFGDRAFWRSLRVTLYYVFFGVAGSFGVGLFTAVLLNQPFRGRTLARVLMVLPWPVPGVVAATIFIWLFDSSFGVVNYLLLRGGLVDRPVQWLTQPVPALAAVTAATIWKGYPFFTISLLAGMQSVPKELYEAARVDGASPLQQFRFITVPALRSVIGISLVIATLWQFRVFDIIFVMTGGGPSGATETLAVQIYREAFQYFEMSYAAAVGMVTLALSVISTFFYLRLTSRSFY is encoded by the coding sequence ATGAGCCCCATCAGCCTGGGCGCCGCGCGCCGGCGCCGGCCGACCCGCAGCGCGCTCCGCAGCCGCGTCTACGCGTTCGCGCTGCTGGCGCCGGCGATCCTCGTCGTCCTGCTCGTGATCGTCTACCCGCTCTTCATGGCGGCGCGGATGAGCCTCCACGACATCGAGATCTTCAGGGTGGACCGCGGCATCACGGGCGAGGTGAGCCTCGACAACTTCCGGTCGATGTTCGGCGACAGGGCGTTCTGGCGGTCGCTGCGCGTCACGCTCTACTACGTCTTCTTCGGGGTGGCCGGCTCGTTCGGCGTCGGCCTCTTCACCGCCGTGCTGCTCAACCAGCCGTTCCGCGGTCGCACCCTGGCGCGCGTGCTCATGGTCCTGCCCTGGCCCGTCCCGGGCGTGGTCGCCGCGACCATCTTCATCTGGCTCTTCGACTCGTCGTTCGGCGTCGTCAACTACCTCCTGCTGCGCGGCGGCCTGGTCGACCGGCCCGTGCAGTGGCTCACGCAGCCGGTCCCGGCGCTGGCGGCCGTGACCGCGGCCACGATCTGGAAGGGCTACCCGTTCTTCACGATCTCGCTGCTGGCCGGCATGCAGTCGGTGCCCAAGGAGCTCTACGAGGCCGCGCGCGTCGACGGCGCCAGCCCCCTGCAGCAGTTCCGGTTCATCACCGTGCCCGCGCTGCGGTCGGTCATAGGTATCTCGCTCGTCATCGCCACCCTGTGGCAGTTCAGGGTGTTCGACATCATCTTCGTCATGACCGGCGGCGGGCCCTCGGGGGCCACCGAGACCCTGGCCGTCCAGATCTACCGCGAGGCCTTCCAGTACTTCGAGATGAGCTACGCCGCCGCCGTCGGCATGGTGACGCTGGCGCTCTCCGTGATCAGCACGTTCTTCTACCTGCGCCTGACGTCGAGGTCGTTCTACTGA
- a CDS encoding carbohydrate ABC transporter permease, with protein sequence MPRRRATTVLIYALVIATLVVLLFPFYWMFITAIRPGNQLLSYPPRFFPDDGTFAAFARVLREGDIFVWFKNSAIVTVLTILVAVPVSSLAGYAMSRFSFRGVRETGYLLLTARMLPASLLIIPLYAIFGQLGLINSFAALIIANTTFIVPFGAWMMKGFFDSIPRDLEDAAMIDGTSAFMALARVVVPLSLPGLAATTIYCAILTWGEFVFAATLMSGESRWTGPIGIASFNQQYQVQWDEIMAASLVFVVPVILLFSFLERFLVQGIAAGGVKQ encoded by the coding sequence ATGCCGCGCCGCCGAGCGACCACCGTACTGATCTACGCGCTGGTCATCGCCACCCTGGTGGTCCTGCTCTTCCCCTTCTACTGGATGTTCATCACGGCCATCAGGCCGGGCAACCAGCTCCTGTCCTACCCGCCGCGGTTCTTCCCCGACGACGGCACGTTCGCCGCCTTCGCCAGGGTGCTGCGCGAGGGCGACATCTTCGTCTGGTTCAAGAACTCCGCCATCGTCACGGTCCTCACGATCCTCGTCGCCGTGCCCGTGTCGTCGCTGGCCGGCTACGCGATGTCGCGCTTCTCCTTCCGCGGCGTCCGCGAGACCGGCTACCTGCTGCTGACCGCGCGCATGCTGCCCGCCAGCCTGCTGATCATCCCCCTCTACGCGATCTTCGGTCAGCTCGGCCTCATCAACAGCTTCGCCGCGCTGATCATCGCCAACACCACGTTCATCGTCCCGTTCGGCGCGTGGATGATGAAGGGCTTCTTCGACAGCATCCCCCGCGACCTCGAGGACGCCGCGATGATCGACGGGACCTCGGCGTTCATGGCCCTGGCCCGCGTCGTCGTGCCCCTCTCGCTGCCCGGCCTGGCGGCCACCACGATCTACTGCGCGATCCTCACCTGGGGCGAGTTCGTGTTCGCCGCGACCCTCATGTCGGGCGAGTCGCGCTGGACGGGCCCCATCGGCATCGCCTCGTTCAACCAGCAGTACCAGGTGCAGTGGGACGAGATAATGGCCGCTTCACTCGTGTTCGTCGTGCCCGTGATCCTGCTCTTCTCGTTCCTCGAGCGGTTCCTGGTGCAGGGCATCGCGGCCGGAGGTGTCAAGCAATGA